The genome window CCTGGATCGAGTGAGAGAAGGTGTGGAACTAACTGCACGAGCCTTCTGCCCGGCTCTGGCAGACCGGCCGCGCGCAGACTTAGAGACGGTCTGTTCGAGTTTCGAAGCTGCTTTGGGTGCTTGCTTTCTTAAAGGCCTTGGTGTTGACCCAGCAGAGCTCGGTAACGTTGCGGGCTTTTGAGGAGGACTGACTGGCTCAAAGGCTGGACTTTGAGGTGCCACGCTCATATGACTAGGACCGGGAGTAGACGGAGTGGAATGTGGAGCCCATTTTGTTCCAAACCCGTGAGTAACGTGAGTGGGTGTTGCTGAGATGGGCGTGTGCGGTGCCGATGGCACcccaagcttcttgaccgGGGTATTTAGAGCCTGGCGAATGATGTGGCCCAAAACGCCAGGTCGTGGAGGTTGATTAGCATACTGCGATGATTGAGCCTTATCAGCTTTAGATGCCGATGGCACAGGAGAGCTGACGGGTGAGCCAtgctgaggaggttgaggttgatatCCAAGCGGCCAGCGTTGCTGAGGAGGGGCAATGGAGCTTGCACTTGCTGTAAGAGGAGCTGGGGAGCCTGCGGCAATCTGTCGGACCTGCTGAGTCTGCCCTTGGGGGGGCTGGATAGGGCGAGGATGTGGCACGGGCGTCGTGGAAGACGGACGGGCATGGGGTGCTTGGCCTCCGGGCGACTCTGCAACTGGCCGTGGAGGTGCCGGCTGTAAGGGAGGGGCTAGCTGACCAGCATGCTGAGGTGGTGCCAGGCCTGGTTTTGCGGAATTTGGCCGTGGCTTCTGCTGATGCTGTTGTGGCAAAGACTGAGGCTGAGCATGGGTGACAGGTTGAGTTTGCGAAGATTGTTGAGCCTGAGCATGCTGTGCGTGTGTAGGCGTTTGGATTCTTTGGATTTGTTGAGTATGTTGTGTCGGCGTAGCGTGCTGAGCCCGAGGAGTGTGGGGAGCTGGCGgcgttggtggtggtggctgAATAACCTGGGGAGGGTGAGggcgttgttgatgatgagtttgagcttgagaCTGTGTCTGGGGAGGTTGTGGAGCAACAGGATGTGGCCGAGCCTGCTGGGGCGTTTGAGGATGAGATAATGGTTGAGCACCAGGTTTGGGAGAGAATTGGGCAGTTTGTTGAGGGTACCAATGCTGTTGTGATGGTACCTGCTGtgggtgttgttgttggggATGTTGTTGTagatgctgttgttgctgcgCTGGCGGGAGAGCTGTTGGTCCTTGGGCAACGGGTGATTGAACCTGTCGAGGAGGGGGTGTAGCTGTCTGTGGTGGTTGATAAGGTTTCTCCCACTTCAGAGCAGCTCCTGGAGCCGCATTGCCATCCTTCAGCTTGGCCCCGTTCTCTGGTCTAGGAGTAGGACTCTGCTTAAGAGGTTGTGGCGCCTGTAATGGTCGTGGTGTTGTCTGAGGGACACCTGCTGGAGGCTGAAGCACCGATCCGCTAGAATTCGGCGTAGttggtgaggttgaaggTCGGATCGATGCCGTTGCAGTGGGCATGTGGCTAGGCGGTGCAACTGTTGGTTGTGTGTTGTGAGGGACAAGCGGTTTGGGTGGGATCACAGGCGTCTGTTGTGTTGGACCTCTTCGAACGGGTGCCGCCGAGCTTGTTGCCATAGCAGGTGAGGATGTTGACCCATTAGGCGCAACGGAAGACTTCTGATCACGAGCAGCAAGTACGGGTGTCCCATTCTGGCTCGCGACTCTAGCGCGTCGTTCTCGTTCAAATCGCTCCATTGCTTGAATTTCCTTCTGGGACGTCTCAAAGCTCCGCTCATCCTCTCGAATTTGCGCGACGGTATTATCCTTATATCGCGCATATAGGCGATCCATAAGCAGAGGGATTTTGTCAACATGTTCGTAAATCTCCTTAAGTGTTGGCAAAGGTGGGCTCCCGAGCTTTCGTTTTCGCGAGTTGGGTGATGTTGTCGGATCGTCGGTCGCAGCCTTCTCATGCTCACCCCTCAGTTCATCCCCCAAGAGTTGCAGAAACAGATGTTGAAGCGCATCAGGTTTTAATCGTGCGGGATCATAAGTAGATCCCTCCTTGATTAGCgcgttgttgatgagttgCTCAGAGATACGCGCGAAGACCCCATTGTCGAATCCTTGGGCTACCAACGACTGGAATAATAGCAGCGACTCGAGGGGCGTGTGGAAGGCTGGTTGATTCATGCCCCGCGGTCCACCTCGCCAGCTATCCAAGGGGCCTTCACGTCGAGCAAGAAGATGGACTGGCGCCACGGTCTATGGTACTCTAGTTAGGCGTCTGTCGCGACACAGGTACGGCTACGTCATGGTCGGGGTTCTATCAATCAAACACGTACAGGCAACCTTAATCACTGACTCCAGAACCGTCTATGGCGACCTCTAGGCCTTTCATCGGGTGCGTTGggcttcttgggcttcttgttgCGAAACGCGCTCGATCGTCGAACCAATGGTGTAGTAATTTTTTGCTCGTCTGGGCGATCCGTCTGTTAGAATATCACGTGATTTAAATCGCCGATAATGTTGATTGATGGTTGATTTCGATGATGCAGGGAAGAAAAATTGGGCTGAGTTCGTCCAAGCTGCATTGACGCTAAAGCCTGGCTCAGCACGTGATACCCCTGAACGCCAACACGCAACAGGCGCGGCAAGCGATCATGTAAAACGAGAAATATGGTTTCCGGCCACGCAATATATCAACTTTACGAAAGTTTCACCTGGATTCGTTGGTTAACGTGAGAAGCGTATTTGGGCGCCTGATCACGTCCATTGCGTTGGCCAGAAGTGCCGGTTTTGGCTATGATAAAGGATTATTATATCCCTGACAAAGTAACAGTAAAACTCCAGACCCATGGTATCATATTGGAACTTGGCAGCAAGATACACTCGATGCTTGCCTTATTCCCCCACCGTCCATCCCATAAAATCCACCACCATTTAACGCCGTTGCCCTCTTAATTTAAGTATagcaagaaaaaaagaaagtagTCCATAAACAGGCAAGGACAAAACCTTAAGGAGAAAGCGAACTTGAGGATCCATTAACACTGCGCCTGGCCTCCTCATCTGGGCTATCTCCGTCTCGACTGTCTCCATCCTTTTCAGTTGGAGATCTTGGCTGGTAGCTGAGACGCAGCTTTTCGTCCAGTAATGTGACTAGTCTCTCTGAGTATTGATCCAGAAGACCACTGAGGACCGTCTCGTTCATGGCTCTGCTCCGAATAGCCCGGTCACCAAGAGCTGCTGCCGTCAGTCGCAACTCCTGATCTAGCTCTGTCAGATTTTCTTGGCTAATCGGCTCTGAGGAAGCAAGCTTCTTCCTGTATGATCTAAGTTGACGGCAGGTTTGTTCTGTCGCCATATTTAACGAGCCAAAGCCTCGCAAGTTTGATGAGGATGTCTTTTTGCGTGCACTTGTGCCTAGAGTTGGAAGAGAAGGTCGTCTGGTAACCTTTCCCTTTGGAGACACTGGGGGACTATTCCGCGGGTCAGCGGAAGGTCGTCTTGATGGCGTATCTTCTGCCAATGTGCTACTAGGACTTGTTGGGAGCCCTTGTGTAGGTGTTCTGACGCTAGCAGCCAGGTTGAATCGCGAAGTCCTCCGCTGTAGTGTTCGGGGTGGGGATCTCCGACCAGATGTTGGCGAAGGTCGTTGGAATTCAGCTAGCTCAGCCTTCGACAAGACCCTGCGAAGTGGCGGTCGTCCTGATACAGAGTCCTTGGCGGGCGACGGCTCTCTACTCGTGGAACCAGGCAGAGAATCATTTAAATCCAGACCCCATATCATCATTGTTCCATCTGATGCAACACTCACAACCTTGCGGCTTCCATCATCATTTTCGATAAGGCAAACACCGTTGATCGCTTCGGTGTGACCCCATTCTCGGTCCAAGAAGCTCCCTGTCTGGGCATCGTATAGTCGAATGGACTTGTCTGTGTTGGATGTTCCGAGGAGGAAGTCTTGGTCTTTGGGGGGCCATTGCCCAAAACAGAGCGAGTCAAGAACAGCCGACTCGCCTTTTGTCTCGTCTTGACATTTGAAGCAAGAGATCTTACGCCCCGTGTTGAGTTCATATTGGCAAATAGACCGATCTAGTAAAGAGACAAAGACAGTTCTTTGGCCCATACCCAAAACCATCGAGCTAGGCGAGGCTCGGAGAGAAATTACTCTGGAAGGGATAGCGGCAACTGAATCGGGATCGCCCTCTTTTGTGATGATATCGTAAATTTGTAATGTTCGGTCAAATGAACAGGTTAGCACCTTGTCTTCGGACGGAATCATAACCTGTACGACCTTCGCAGCGAATTCCAATGTCTGAAAATGCTCAATGGAGCCGACTGCAGTCCGGTGGAAGAGCTGTGCAGTTCTGTCTCGTCCACAAGACGCCATGAGAAATTTACCATCCCTGTCATAGACACTGACGGATCGACAATCGGCTGTATGTGCCTTGATGTCTAAAACGGCTTCTTTTGTGGCGATGTCCGTCATTCGTAACACACCCATTCTATCGGCGGAAATAAGAAGTTTAGCATCATTCGTTGCACGGGCGCAGGTCAGTTGATTGACCGGGTCCAGTTCGTTTTCTGGTTCAGTCATTCCAATTGGTACATCAATTGAGGCTTTGACTTGACCTTCCAATGTCCAGAAGGAAACATTCCCAGAAACTGTCCATGTCAAAAACGAAGCGTTCAGATCATTTGGTCGCTCCAGGACCTGTATGCCTGTAACAGACTGTCCATGACCAGGGATAGGAATGCTGGCCACCGCCTTGGTGTTCTTGCCAGGCACATGGTCTGAGCTCCAGATGTCAATAGACTGTTGCGAGTCAATGGTGACAAGCTTGTTTGCCAGAAAACCCAGGGCAACTTGTCCTGTAGGGCAGAAGGTAGTCTCTTTTATACATGCGGACGGCGGTTGAGCGTCCAAAACAGCTTCAATGTCAAGCACGGCAAAATGGCCATGTCTACCACCAACGTAGGCAATATTGTCCTTGACAGCAATAgtcga of Fusarium oxysporum Fo47 chromosome I, complete sequence contains these proteins:
- a CDS encoding WD40-repeat-containing domain protein, with product MAATPSNGRLKLTPSNSPFLARPSRSSRSPMRGRAHDASKLSLQRVIGTTCSSPTGFDTLPSVFAYIAGGAVVVVDVNGDNHTQRFYRARPTAVPLYSVATFQNTPTTPSGTPKANDSRGRVGPRFPNSPHTSSDWNESPSNTWTSRERIKAATCLALSRDGKYLAVGETGYSPRVLVFSLHDTSSDSPLISISEHAFGVNCVAWSADTQYLASLGAANDGFLYIWKVDPRTGAARLYKQNRCTSYVKDMVWMGNSLITFGVRHVKMWKPDDGPTISPTKQKFFSEQPASTPPSQRTLPGRNILLGPLLEDTFTCAAVVKNSSLIICSETGGVCIMAEDDRQMKLQKVLGLDFSISTIAVKDNIAYVGGRHGHFAVLDIEAVLDAQPPSACIKETTFCPTGQVALGFLANKLVTIDSQQSIDIWSSDHVPGKNTKAVASIPIPGHGQSVTGIQVLERPNDLNASFLTWTVSGNVSFWTLEGQVKASIDVPIGMTEPENELDPVNQLTCARATNDAKLLISADRMGVLRMTDIATKEAVLDIKAHTADCRSVSVYDRDGKFLMASCGRDRTAQLFHRTAVGSIEHFQTLEFAAKVVQVMIPSEDKVLTCSFDRTLQIYDIITKEGDPDSVAAIPSRVISLRASPSSMVLGMGQRTVFVSLLDRSICQYELNTGRKISCFKCQDETKGESAVLDSLCFGQWPPKDQDFLLGTSNTDKSIRLYDAQTGSFLDREWGHTEAINGVCLIENDDGSRKVVSVASDGTMMIWGLDLNDSLPGSTSREPSPAKDSVSGRPPLRRVLSKAELAEFQRPSPTSGRRSPPRTLQRRTSRFNLAASVRTPTQGLPTSPSSTLAEDTPSRRPSADPRNSPPVSPKGKVTRRPSLPTLGTSARKKTSSSNLRGFGSLNMATEQTCRQLRSYRKKLASSEPISQENLTELDQELRLTAAALGDRAIRSRAMNETVLSGLLDQYSERLVTLLDEKLRLSYQPRSPTEKDGDSRDGDSPDEEARRSVNGSSSSLSP